One genomic window of Thermococcus indicus includes the following:
- the minD gene encoding cell division ATPase MinD — protein MGRLISIASGKGGTGKTTTTANLSIALGKMGYKVCAVDADLTMANLSLVMGIDDAYTTIHDVLSGRADINDAIYATTYENVHVIPASIDWEHVIRADPRKLPETIKPLKKSFDFVIIDSPAGLQMDAMNAMLSGEEVLLVTNPEISCITDTMKVGIVLKKAGLAVLGFVLNRYGRSDNDIPPDVAEEVMEIPLLAVIPEDPPVREATLEGVPVVEYRPNSAGARAFMELAERITRIAGFKARVMV, from the coding sequence ATGGGAAGGCTTATATCAATAGCCTCCGGCAAGGGGGGCACCGGAAAAACCACCACTACCGCGAATCTGTCGATAGCCCTCGGCAAGATGGGATACAAGGTCTGTGCCGTCGATGCGGATTTAACCATGGCAAACCTCAGCCTGGTTATGGGAATAGACGACGCTTACACCACAATTCATGACGTCCTCTCCGGTAGGGCGGACATAAACGACGCCATATACGCCACGACATACGAGAACGTCCACGTCATCCCCGCCTCGATAGATTGGGAACACGTCATACGTGCGGACCCGAGGAAGCTTCCCGAGACCATAAAACCCCTCAAAAAGAGCTTCGATTTCGTGATAATCGACTCCCCAGCGGGGCTCCAGATGGACGCCATGAACGCAATGCTGAGCGGCGAGGAGGTTCTGCTCGTAACGAACCCTGAGATATCCTGCATCACGGACACGATGAAGGTGGGGATTGTTCTTAAAAAAGCAGGTCTCGCCGTTCTGGGTTTCGTGCTCAACCGTTACGGCAGGAGCGATAACGATATCCCGCCGGATGTAGCGGAGGAGGTCATGGAGATCCCCCTGCTGGCGGTCATCCCTGAGGATCCACCTGTAAGGGAGGCGACGCTTGAGGGCGTCCCGGTCGTCGAGTACAGGCCGAACTCTGCCGGTGCCAGGGCATTCATGGAGCTGGCGGAGAGGATAACCCGGATAGCTGGGTTCAAGGCAAGGGTTATGGTGTGA
- a CDS encoding PINc/VapC family ATPase, with translation MKVFVADTSVIVDGRLTQFLSSFGEKVKVVVPEAVIAEIEHQANEGKAIGHVGLEELKKLREMADSDRILLEFYGERPELWQIRRAKSGEIDSMVREAAQALGATLITGDRVQRDVAIAKGIDVVYLTAKKEVRHRLEDFFDETTMSVHLKAGMRPFAKKGRPGEWRLVPVRDEVLSDGELEEIADDIVERARRDPESFIELDEPGATVVQLRNYRIVIAKPPFADRIEITAVRPVRKLSIEEYELSEKLLERLADKAEGILIAGAPGEGKTTFAQALAEWYAGMGKIVKTMEKPRDLQVGEEITQYTALSGRMELTGDILLLVRPDYTIFDEMRKTSDFKIYADLRLAGVGMVGVVHATKPIDAVQRFIGRVELGMIPQIVDTVLFIKAGRVAKVLTLEYLVKVPSGMREEDLARPVIEVRDFETGELEYEIYTYGEEISVVPVKKEEKAPALKLAEKRLKQEIKKFLPDVYAEVEIVSPHKAVIYADEFDIPAIIGKKGKRITELEKRIGISIDVKSFTEREEAKPKEKLPVEIEEKKKTIVLRVSPDYAKRPLKFYGGEQYVFTATPSKKGLVKVSKSTPIGKELKRLLEAGIPIWATA, from the coding sequence ATGAAGGTATTCGTTGCAGATACGAGCGTTATCGTCGATGGCAGGCTCACGCAGTTCCTTTCGTCGTTTGGCGAGAAGGTCAAGGTCGTGGTTCCCGAAGCCGTCATCGCCGAGATAGAGCACCAGGCAAACGAGGGAAAGGCCATAGGCCACGTGGGCCTCGAAGAGCTCAAAAAACTCCGCGAGATGGCGGACAGTGACAGAATCCTCCTCGAGTTCTACGGCGAGAGGCCCGAGCTCTGGCAGATACGGAGGGCGAAGTCCGGCGAGATAGACAGCATGGTTCGTGAGGCCGCACAGGCCCTCGGAGCGACGCTCATCACGGGCGACAGGGTTCAGAGGGACGTGGCCATCGCCAAGGGCATAGACGTGGTCTATCTGACCGCGAAGAAGGAGGTACGGCACCGCCTCGAGGACTTCTTCGATGAGACCACAATGAGCGTCCACCTCAAGGCCGGAATGAGGCCGTTCGCAAAGAAGGGCCGGCCCGGCGAATGGAGGCTCGTGCCCGTCCGCGATGAGGTTCTGAGCGATGGGGAGCTTGAGGAGATAGCGGACGACATAGTGGAGAGGGCCAGACGCGACCCCGAGAGCTTCATAGAGCTCGACGAACCGGGCGCCACCGTCGTCCAGCTCCGCAACTACAGGATAGTCATCGCCAAGCCGCCCTTTGCGGACAGGATAGAGATTACGGCAGTCAGACCCGTCAGGAAGCTGAGCATCGAGGAGTACGAGCTCAGTGAAAAGCTCTTGGAGAGGCTGGCGGACAAGGCGGAGGGCATACTCATAGCGGGAGCGCCGGGTGAGGGCAAGACGACCTTTGCACAGGCATTGGCGGAGTGGTACGCGGGCATGGGTAAGATAGTGAAGACCATGGAAAAGCCCCGCGATCTCCAGGTGGGTGAGGAAATCACCCAGTATACGGCCCTGAGCGGCAGGATGGAGCTGACCGGCGATATACTGCTCCTCGTCAGGCCGGACTACACGATATTCGATGAGATGAGGAAGACGAGCGACTTTAAGATCTACGCCGACCTCAGGCTCGCCGGCGTCGGGATGGTCGGTGTCGTCCACGCAACGAAGCCGATAGACGCCGTCCAGAGGTTCATCGGAAGGGTCGAGCTGGGAATGATTCCCCAGATAGTTGACACGGTCCTGTTCATCAAGGCAGGGAGGGTCGCGAAGGTTCTCACGCTGGAGTACCTCGTCAAGGTGCCGAGCGGCATGAGGGAGGAGGACCTCGCCAGGCCCGTCATCGAGGTTCGCGACTTTGAGACCGGCGAGCTCGAGTACGAGATATACACCTACGGCGAGGAGATAAGCGTCGTCCCGGTAAAGAAGGAGGAGAAGGCCCCCGCACTAAAACTCGCGGAGAAGAGGCTCAAGCAGGAGATAAAGAAGTTCCTGCCCGATGTCTATGCGGAGGTCGAGATAGTCAGTCCCCACAAGGCGGTGATCTACGCGGACGAGTTCGACATCCCCGCAATAATCGGAAAGAAGGGCAAGAGAATCACCGAGCTGGAGAAGAGGATAGGGATAAGCATCGACGTCAAGAGCTTCACCGAGCGCGAGGAAGCCAAGCCCAAGGAGAAGCTCCCCGTGGAGATCGAGGAGAAGAAGAAAACCATAGTCCTCCGCGTCTCGCCGGACTACGCGAAGAGGCCGCTCAAGTTCTACGGCGGGGAGCAGTACGTCTTTACAGCAACGCCGAGCAAGAAAGGGCTCGTGAAGGTCAGCAAGAGCACTCCCATAGGCAAGGAACTCAAGAGGCTCCTTGAGGCGGGGATACCCATCTGGGCGACCGCCTGA
- a CDS encoding Maf-like protein: MLVLASASPRRREILARFIREFEVIPSNASEECSLENPAEYALELARRKAREVHGRVGGTVIGADTVVSIDGHILGKPGSREEAFEMLRLLSGRVHQVTTGYCIIHGGDELCGAVTTDVKFRELDDGIIWAYIDTGEPMDKAGAYGIQGKAGLFVEWIRGDYYNVVGFPLEIIWKLRELGFKVLSR, encoded by the coding sequence ATGCTGGTTCTGGCATCGGCTTCACCGAGGCGGCGGGAGATACTCGCCAGGTTCATACGGGAGTTCGAGGTTATTCCCAGCAATGCGAGCGAGGAGTGCAGCCTGGAAAACCCCGCCGAGTACGCGCTCGAGCTGGCGAGGAGGAAGGCGAGAGAAGTTCACGGCCGCGTGGGCGGAACCGTCATCGGCGCCGACACCGTCGTCAGCATAGACGGCCACATCCTCGGCAAACCGGGGAGCAGGGAGGAGGCCTTCGAGATGCTCCGGCTCCTCAGCGGCCGAGTCCACCAAGTCACCACGGGGTACTGCATAATCCACGGTGGGGATGAGCTCTGCGGGGCCGTGACGACGGACGTGAAGTTCCGCGAGCTGGACGACGGCATCATTTGGGCGTACATCGACACCGGCGAGCCGATGGACAAGGCTGGAGCGTATGGCATACAGGGGAAGGCGGGCCTCTTCGTTGAGTGGATCCGCGGGGACTACTACAACGTCGTCGGGTTCCCGCTTGAGATAATCTGGAAGCTGAGGGAGCTGGGGTTTAAGGTTCTATCACGTTAA
- a CDS encoding PHP domain-containing protein: protein MLRFPHDAHTHTTYSDGRGSIADSVAAAEARGLALLGITDHSHYFEPGTLGRYVREVRYWSEDAELTVLVGVEGNITAGGIDVPDFMAEKLDYVIASVHEWLERPEEYVELVKLALEDDNVDIIGHFGASFPYIGFPPADELEEILDLAEARGKAFEISSRYRVPDIDFIRECIRRGIKLTFASDAHSPGEVGGVSWSERIFKKAGGAREDLLFGEFL from the coding sequence ATGCTCAGGTTTCCCCACGATGCCCACACCCACACCACCTACTCGGACGGCAGGGGATCAATAGCCGACAGCGTGGCCGCGGCGGAGGCGAGGGGGCTGGCGCTGCTCGGAATAACCGACCACAGCCACTACTTCGAACCCGGAACCCTCGGTCGCTACGTCAGGGAGGTCAGGTACTGGAGCGAGGACGCAGAGCTGACTGTTCTGGTCGGGGTGGAGGGCAACATAACGGCCGGGGGCATCGATGTCCCTGACTTCATGGCGGAGAAGCTCGACTACGTGATAGCGAGCGTCCACGAGTGGCTCGAGAGGCCGGAGGAATACGTGGAGCTGGTGAAGCTCGCCCTCGAAGACGACAACGTTGACATCATCGGCCACTTCGGAGCCAGCTTCCCCTACATCGGCTTCCCGCCCGCCGACGAGCTGGAGGAAATACTCGATCTGGCGGAGGCCAGGGGCAAGGCCTTTGAGATAAGCTCCCGCTACCGGGTACCTGACATCGACTTCATCCGTGAGTGCATAAGGCGCGGGATAAAGCTCACCTTCGCGAGCGATGCCCACTCACCGGGGGAGGTGGGCGGCGTTTCCTGGAGTGAAAGGATATTCAAGAAGGCGGGCGGGGCGAGGGAAGACCTGCTGTTTGGGGAGTTCCTGTGA
- a CDS encoding cobalamin B12-binding domain-containing protein — protein MVERSKVRVLVAKPGLDGHDRGAKVVARALRDAGFEVIYTGIRQTPEQIAESVVQEDVDVLGISILSGAHMVLIPKILRLLEERGLKINEDVLVIAGGIIPPDDAEQLEKMGVARVFGPGSPIEDIIGFIDENAPKLKKFREN, from the coding sequence ATGGTCGAGCGCTCCAAGGTTAGGGTTCTCGTTGCGAAGCCGGGACTTGACGGTCACGACAGGGGGGCCAAGGTCGTCGCCAGGGCCCTGCGCGATGCCGGTTTTGAGGTCATCTACACTGGAATCAGGCAGACCCCCGAGCAGATAGCCGAGAGCGTTGTTCAGGAGGACGTTGATGTCCTTGGAATAAGCATCCTCTCCGGGGCCCACATGGTTCTCATACCGAAGATACTCAGGCTCCTCGAAGAGCGCGGCCTGAAGATCAACGAGGACGTTCTCGTTATAGCCGGTGGAATAATCCCGCCCGACGACGCTGAACAGCTCGAAAAGATGGGTGTGGCCAGGGTTTTTGGCCCCGGCAGTCCGATTGAGGATATAATCGGCTTCATAGACGAGAATGCGCCGAAGCTGAAGAAATTCAGGGAGAACTGA
- the meaB gene encoding methylmalonyl Co-A mutase-associated GTPase MeaB, translating to MLDGLIERMLTGDKRATARLITLVENDEEKAREIISKIYPHTGNAYIVGITGPPGAGKSTLLDKLIRVAREEGKVVGVIAIDPTSPFTGGALLGDRIRMQRHSTDPGVFIRSMATRGSLGGLAKATADAIKVLDAYGCDVIFVETVGVGQIEIDIVKTADTVVLVTVPGLGDDIQAIKAGLMEIADVFVINKADKEGADATYFELSMMLDLEKERWERRGWRPRIVETVATTMRGIRDLWSAISEHREFLEGSGEIERKRQFRAEEEVKTIVSGRISRIVGEKLGEEEISSLIGMVVRREIDPYSAADRILEKALGVKV from the coding sequence ATGTTAGACGGTCTCATAGAGAGGATGCTCACCGGCGACAAGCGCGCCACTGCGCGCCTCATAACCCTCGTTGAAAACGATGAGGAAAAGGCGAGGGAGATAATCTCGAAAATCTATCCCCACACGGGCAACGCCTACATCGTTGGCATCACCGGCCCGCCGGGGGCCGGAAAGTCCACCCTTCTCGACAAGCTCATCCGCGTTGCGAGGGAGGAAGGCAAGGTCGTCGGCGTTATAGCCATAGACCCAACCTCACCCTTCACCGGCGGTGCCCTTCTCGGGGACAGGATAAGGATGCAGAGGCATTCGACCGACCCGGGCGTCTTCATCAGGAGTATGGCGACGCGCGGCTCCCTCGGGGGCCTTGCCAAGGCCACGGCCGATGCCATCAAGGTCCTCGATGCCTACGGCTGCGACGTGATCTTTGTGGAGACCGTCGGCGTCGGTCAGATCGAGATCGACATCGTCAAGACCGCCGACACGGTCGTCCTCGTCACGGTTCCCGGCCTGGGTGACGACATACAGGCAATAAAGGCCGGGCTCATGGAGATAGCCGACGTGTTCGTCATCAACAAGGCCGACAAGGAGGGGGCCGATGCCACGTACTTCGAGCTCAGCATGATGCTCGACCTCGAAAAGGAGCGCTGGGAGAGGCGGGGCTGGCGGCCGCGGATCGTGGAGACGGTCGCGACGACCATGCGGGGAATACGCGACCTCTGGAGCGCGATCAGTGAACACAGGGAGTTCCTTGAGGGGAGCGGGGAGATAGAGCGGAAGAGGCAGTTCAGGGCCGAGGAGGAAGTCAAGACGATAGTCTCGGGGAGGATATCAAGGATAGTGGGGGAGAAGCTCGGCGAGGAAGAGATTTCGTCTTTGATAGGGATGGTTGTGAGGCGCGAGATCGACCCGTACTCTGCCGCGGATAGGATACTCGAAAAAGCCCTGGGGGTGAAGGTATGA
- the mce gene encoding methylmalonyl-CoA epimerase has protein sequence MIKKIDHVGIAVKNLEEAIKVWEGLGLKVEEIEEVPDQKVRTAIIHVGESRIELLEPTAEDSPIAKFIAKRGEGIHHIALGVDDIEGQIEKLKEEGYRLIDEQPRIGAGGARIAFVHPKAVTGVLLELCERKE, from the coding sequence ATGATAAAGAAGATAGACCACGTTGGTATAGCCGTTAAGAACCTGGAGGAGGCCATCAAGGTCTGGGAGGGCCTAGGTCTCAAGGTGGAGGAGATCGAGGAGGTGCCCGACCAGAAGGTGAGGACCGCGATAATCCACGTCGGCGAGAGCAGGATTGAGCTCCTCGAGCCGACCGCCGAGGACTCGCCCATAGCCAAGTTCATCGCCAAGCGCGGTGAGGGGATACACCACATAGCCCTGGGCGTTGATGACATCGAGGGACAGATTGAGAAGCTCAAGGAAGAGGGCTACAGGCTGATCGATGAACAGCCCAGGATCGGGGCGGGAGGTGCCAGGATAGCCTTCGTCCACCCGAAGGCCGTGACCGGTGTGCTTCTCGAACTGTGCGAGAGGAAGGAGTAA
- a CDS encoding DUF835 domain-containing protein: protein MLFRGRPLKKDSRILDYRRLNEILEKNPSKGKILITRRPPFEVSRPNVYLMWITKVSHPNAVSPSKLHAIEQMVWEQLQNEDVDVILDAIEYLMIENGIEPTLRFVSKLRDMTLLTNSDFYVTVSDGLDSRVLNILRRIVE from the coding sequence ATGCTGTTTAGGGGGCGACCCCTTAAAAAGGACTCAAGGATACTGGATTACCGGCGTCTCAACGAGATTCTGGAGAAAAACCCCAGCAAAGGAAAGATTCTCATAACCCGAAGGCCTCCCTTCGAAGTCAGCCGCCCCAACGTCTACCTGATGTGGATCACCAAAGTCTCCCACCCTAACGCGGTATCTCCATCAAAACTTCATGCCATCGAGCAGATGGTGTGGGAGCAGCTTCAGAATGAGGATGTGGACGTCATTCTGGATGCCATCGAGTACCTCATGATTGAGAACGGGATTGAGCCGACGCTCAGGTTCGTCAGCAAACTTCGAGACATGACCCTCCTCACGAACTCCGATTTTTACGTCACCGTCAGCGACGGCCTCGACAGCAGGGTCCTGAACATCCTCCGCAGGATAGTCGAGTGA
- the smc gene encoding chromosome segregation protein SMC, which produces MPYIEKIEMKGFKSYGNRKVVVPLSKGFTAIVGANGSGKSNIGDAVLFVLGGLSAKAMRATRISDLIFAGTKTESPAKYAEVAMYFNNEDRGFPIDEDEVVIKRRVYPDGRSTYWLNGKRSSRSDILDVLSAAMISPEGYNLVLQGDITKFIKMSPTERRMLIDEISGIAEYDAKKEKALKELKQAEENLARVDLLIREVKTQLDKLEKERNDALRYLDLKDRVERAKVTLLLGEIRKLESLIEESNLRDKEIEAEIAAMEARLTDIAREIVAREKELNTIERELEEKSEDSILEVTRKISEVKSKIEMAGKNIELARKEIEDGQHRLAKAKEELKKVSEEIEKSRNAISRWSKRREKLKAEIKEKEVIKNELVVKLGEIDRDFAIAKQDFDRVVEELEEAKKELYMKESDIKKFEEEIERAKGRIAQNNARRISLKAQIEEARRSLEAKRSELGDIDGKMSKAEARLKKAEKELEEKSRKLKKLEGELSKAREELIKAEAQREVRGNRAIEFLKAQNIPGLYGSLGELITVRDESYALAVEVALGGSYDNVVVEDDRVAEKAIKLLKEKKLGRLTFLPLNKIKPRSMKGEPTLGVPALDVVQYDPRFRNAVAYALGDTLIVNDMDEARTVGIGKVRMVTLGGELLERSGAITGGHYRPRGKLGVNVDEIRKRVEKLEREKEALESAVNALRVEVRGLQNELFELRMKKSELAKDLQVAQKDMERLLAEDRALKEEIEENERLIEGLEKRIHEARGEMAKLRGRIERLEKKREKLKKALENPEARELNQRIREVEAEISKLREELGKVESKLEGLDVRINEELLPRRADLEEEIEGLINRINALKANIEENERAIADFKAELEELKKAEENVKDELKELRERRERLRNEIIDLRAEKDELSSKLQELRIEANTLKIKLAQYEATLKEKRDELRHYDAKLIKSIKEVPLELDALSEQIEKMEEEIRALEPVNMKAIEDFEVVERRYLELKSKREQVVAEKESIEEFIEEIEGQKKQVFLQTLNEIARNFSELFAKLSPGGSARLILENEDDPFAGGLEIEAKPAGKDVKRIEAMSGGEKALTALAFVFAIQRYKPAPFYLFDEIDAHLDDANVKRVADLIKEASQNSQFIVVTLRDVMMANADKIIGVSMRKGVSRVVALSLEKAMKILEEAMKRSEAEHAEMFGHLSG; this is translated from the coding sequence ATGCCGTACATTGAGAAGATTGAAATGAAAGGTTTCAAATCTTACGGTAACAGGAAAGTCGTCGTTCCGCTTTCTAAAGGGTTCACAGCGATCGTCGGTGCCAACGGTTCTGGAAAGAGCAACATCGGTGACGCCGTACTCTTCGTCCTCGGTGGTCTGTCCGCCAAGGCGATGCGTGCCACGAGGATAAGTGACCTCATATTCGCGGGCACCAAGACGGAATCGCCGGCAAAGTACGCCGAGGTTGCCATGTATTTCAACAACGAGGACAGGGGATTTCCCATTGACGAGGACGAGGTCGTCATAAAGCGGCGCGTCTATCCCGACGGCAGAAGCACCTACTGGCTCAACGGCAAGAGGAGCAGCAGAAGCGACATCCTCGACGTCCTCAGCGCGGCGATGATTTCGCCTGAAGGATACAACCTCGTTCTGCAGGGGGACATCACCAAGTTCATCAAGATGAGCCCCACCGAGAGGAGGATGCTCATAGACGAAATTTCCGGCATAGCGGAGTACGATGCCAAGAAGGAGAAGGCCCTGAAGGAGCTCAAGCAGGCCGAGGAGAACCTCGCGAGGGTCGATCTGCTCATCCGCGAGGTCAAAACCCAGCTTGACAAGCTTGAGAAGGAGAGAAACGACGCGCTCCGCTACCTTGACCTTAAGGACCGCGTCGAGAGGGCGAAGGTCACGCTCCTCCTCGGAGAGATAAGAAAGCTCGAGTCCCTGATAGAGGAGAGCAACCTGCGCGACAAGGAGATAGAGGCGGAGATAGCCGCCATGGAGGCCCGCCTCACGGATATCGCCAGGGAGATCGTGGCAAGGGAGAAGGAGCTGAACACGATCGAAAGGGAGCTCGAGGAAAAGAGCGAGGACAGCATCCTTGAGGTAACCAGAAAGATAAGCGAGGTCAAGTCTAAGATAGAGATGGCAGGAAAGAACATCGAGCTGGCCCGGAAGGAAATCGAGGACGGCCAGCACCGCCTTGCCAAGGCGAAGGAGGAGCTCAAGAAAGTTTCCGAGGAGATAGAGAAGAGCAGAAATGCCATAAGTCGCTGGAGCAAGAGACGCGAGAAGCTCAAGGCGGAAATAAAGGAGAAGGAAGTCATCAAGAACGAGCTGGTTGTTAAGCTGGGCGAGATAGACAGGGATTTTGCCATCGCGAAGCAGGACTTTGACCGGGTAGTTGAGGAGCTGGAGGAGGCCAAGAAGGAGCTCTACATGAAGGAGAGCGATATCAAGAAGTTCGAGGAGGAAATAGAGCGCGCAAAGGGCAGGATAGCTCAGAACAACGCCAGAAGGATTTCTCTCAAGGCCCAGATTGAGGAGGCCAGAAGGTCTCTGGAGGCGAAGCGCTCCGAGCTCGGCGATATTGACGGGAAGATGTCAAAGGCCGAGGCGAGGCTGAAGAAGGCCGAGAAGGAGCTGGAGGAGAAGAGCAGAAAGCTCAAGAAGCTTGAGGGTGAACTCTCGAAAGCCAGGGAGGAGCTTATCAAAGCCGAGGCGCAGCGCGAGGTCCGCGGGAACCGTGCCATAGAATTCCTCAAGGCCCAGAACATCCCGGGCCTCTACGGCTCCCTCGGTGAGCTGATCACTGTTCGCGATGAGAGCTACGCCCTGGCCGTTGAGGTCGCCCTCGGTGGAAGCTACGACAACGTCGTCGTTGAGGACGACCGCGTTGCAGAGAAAGCCATAAAGCTGCTCAAGGAGAAGAAGCTCGGCAGACTGACTTTTCTCCCGCTCAACAAGATAAAGCCGCGCTCCATGAAGGGGGAGCCCACTCTCGGAGTTCCGGCCCTGGACGTCGTTCAGTACGACCCGCGCTTCAGAAACGCTGTAGCTTATGCCCTCGGAGACACGCTGATAGTGAACGACATGGACGAGGCCAGGACCGTCGGCATAGGGAAGGTCCGCATGGTGACCCTTGGCGGGGAACTCCTCGAGCGGAGCGGGGCGATAACCGGTGGTCACTACAGGCCCAGGGGCAAGCTCGGGGTCAACGTGGATGAGATACGGAAGCGTGTTGAGAAGCTGGAGCGCGAGAAGGAGGCCCTGGAATCGGCCGTTAACGCCCTCAGGGTTGAGGTCAGAGGTCTTCAGAACGAGCTCTTTGAACTCCGTATGAAGAAGAGCGAGCTGGCCAAGGACCTCCAGGTTGCCCAGAAGGACATGGAGCGACTTCTGGCAGAGGACCGTGCGCTTAAGGAGGAGATCGAAGAAAACGAGAGGCTTATCGAGGGGCTGGAAAAGAGGATCCACGAGGCCAGGGGCGAGATGGCAAAGCTCCGCGGCAGGATTGAGCGGCTGGAGAAGAAGAGGGAGAAGTTAAAGAAGGCCCTGGAGAACCCGGAGGCCAGGGAGCTGAACCAGAGGATCAGGGAGGTCGAGGCAGAGATAAGCAAGCTCCGCGAGGAGCTCGGCAAGGTCGAGAGCAAACTGGAGGGCCTCGACGTCAGGATAAACGAGGAGCTGCTCCCAAGGAGGGCGGATCTGGAGGAGGAGATAGAGGGTCTGATCAACAGGATAAACGCTCTCAAGGCCAACATCGAGGAGAACGAGAGGGCCATAGCCGACTTCAAGGCCGAGCTGGAGGAGCTCAAGAAGGCCGAGGAGAACGTCAAGGATGAGCTCAAGGAGCTCCGCGAGAGGCGCGAGAGGCTCAGGAACGAGATCATCGACCTCCGCGCCGAGAAGGACGAGCTGAGCTCCAAACTCCAGGAGCTCCGCATAGAGGCCAACACTCTCAAGATAAAGCTGGCCCAGTACGAGGCAACGCTGAAGGAGAAGAGGGATGAGCTGAGACACTACGATGCCAAGCTCATCAAGAGCATCAAGGAGGTTCCCCTGGAGCTCGACGCCCTGAGCGAGCAGATAGAGAAAATGGAGGAGGAGATACGTGCCCTCGAACCGGTTAACATGAAGGCCATCGAGGACTTCGAGGTCGTGGAAAGGCGCTACCTCGAGCTGAAGAGCAAGCGCGAGCAGGTCGTTGCCGAGAAGGAGAGCATAGAGGAGTTCATCGAAGAGATAGAGGGGCAGAAGAAGCAGGTCTTCCTCCAGACCCTCAATGAGATAGCCAGGAACTTCTCCGAGCTCTTCGCCAAGCTCTCCCCGGGAGGAAGCGCCAGGCTCATCCTTGAGAACGAGGACGATCCCTTCGCGGGCGGTCTTGAGATAGAGGCCAAGCCTGCCGGAAAGGATGTTAAGCGCATAGAGGCCATGAGCGGTGGAGAGAAGGCTTTAACGGCTCTGGCGTTCGTCTTCGCCATCCAGCGCTACAAGCCGGCGCCGTTCTATCTCTTCGATGAGATCGATGCCCACCTGGACGATGCCAACGTCAAGCGCGTTGCCGACCTCATCAAGGAGGCCTCCCAGAACAGTCAGTTCATAGTCGTTACCCTGAGGGACGTCATGATGGCCAACGCGGACAAGATAATAGGCGTCAGCATGAGAAAGGGCGTCTCGCGCGTCGTTGCGCTCAGCCTCGAGAAGGCCATGAAGATACTGGAGGAGGCAATGAAGAGGAGCGAGGCCGAGCATGCTGAGATGTTCGGCCATCTGAGCGGGTGA
- a CDS encoding HEPN domain-containing protein: MFDREEFERWLSQAEYTLRSAENDLNFKFYSWACFKAQQAAEYAVKALLFGLGIMAYGHSIKKLLDILSKEIEVPEELFDNARMLDRHYIPPRYPDAYIEGAPYEYYGERDALEAINSAREIIAFVRRVADDVK; this comes from the coding sequence ATGTTTGACAGAGAAGAGTTCGAGCGGTGGCTGTCCCAGGCTGAATATACCCTCAGAAGTGCCGAGAATGACCTAAATTTTAAATTTTATTCATGGGCCTGCTTTAAGGCCCAGCAGGCGGCGGAGTATGCCGTCAAGGCTTTGCTCTTTGGGCTGGGGATCATGGCTTACGGCCATTCAATAAAGAAACTGCTCGACATACTATCCAAAGAGATCGAGGTTCCAGAGGAGCTTTTTGACAATGCCAGGATGCTGGACAGGCATTATATCCCCCCACGATACCCGGACGCGTACATAGAAGGTGCTCCCTACGAGTACTACGGAGAAAGGGATGCCCTTGAGGCCATTAATTCAGCACGCGAGATAATCGCTTTTGTGAGGAGGGTGGCGGATGATGTCAAGTGA
- a CDS encoding nucleotidyltransferase domain-containing protein, with the protein MSSELPYGGDIQKYVEAIKASLRPKLILLYGSLARGTFGLGSDVDILVIAESLPKNPNERLKLLYDLDRTHAPIDAKAYTPEEVKRMLLKGHPLIMDALADGKVLYADEGYLRELMAMFKAARRKFRRFERGWIRIER; encoded by the coding sequence ATGTCAAGTGAACTGCCGTACGGGGGAGACATCCAGAAGTACGTGGAAGCCATCAAAGCGTCACTCCGGCCTAAATTAATACTGCTATACGGTTCACTGGCAAGGGGAACCTTCGGTCTGGGGAGTGACGTTGATATCCTTGTGATAGCCGAAAGCCTCCCCAAAAACCCAAACGAGCGGTTAAAACTTCTCTACGACCTCGATAGAACCCATGCTCCGATCGATGCCAAAGCATACACTCCAGAGGAAGTTAAGAGGATGCTTCTCAAGGGACATCCCCTCATCATGGACGCCTTGGCAGATGGGAAGGTTCTCTACGCCGATGAAGGTTATCTAAGAGAGCTTATGGCGATGTTCAAGGCAGCCAGGAGAAAATTCCGCCGTTTTGAGAGGGGCTGGATTAGGATTGAGAGGTGA